One region of Flavobacterium sp. GSB-24 genomic DNA includes:
- a CDS encoding NAD-dependent epimerase/dehydratase family protein codes for MKILLTGATGYIGKRLLPLLLDQGYEAVCCVRDKSTFYYPQKHAENIQLLEVDFFGSA; via the coding sequence ATGAAAATTCTATTGACAGGCGCGACAGGATATATCGGCAAAAGGCTTCTGCCTTTACTGCTGGATCAGGGATACGAAGCGGTCTGCTGCGTGAGAGATAAAAGCACGTTTTACTATCCCCAAAAACACGCAGAAAACATCCAGCTTCTCGAAGTTGATTTTTTTGGATCCGCTTAG